taaaaataattacaattaaatgaacgactttattaaaatattattattattatacttaaatacttaaaattacTTAAAGACATATTCAGaatttaaaagtgtaaaacatGACAACTGACGAATTAATCTTACTATAGACTGTTAAAAGTTCTATACTGAATCATGGGAATAAATAGCATTATATAGAAggttatgttattattttagatCTATTTCAGTACTTGCATGTCTATTTGGTTATTTTCATGCAGTAAAATTCATGTCAAGGCTATGTATATTACATgattttatatctatataaatatttatttatatatttagttttttagtacCATTTATAAGATGATTTACAAGAAGAAGAGAGTATTGCCACATAACACAATCAAATGGTAACTAGTTTACAGTGCTTAGTTTAATTTTAGCCAATGCAGTTGCGTAGATGTGGAAAAGTGTACAATATAAACATGtatcattatatatattaaagtttaaaacatgaaACTGGACACACAAATCATTAATTCTGGATGAATCATAACCGGaagcttaaaaaataaagatgtaatGATGCTGTCATGCAGATGAAAACATGAATTCATTAGACTgcatacaaaaacaaacagcactactgcttaatattattattctacatgAAAGACTTTACAGGAATTACCTCAATACAAACGCCATTAGCGATTAAATGCTAATTAAGCATTGCTATATAATCTTTTAACGACAGAAGTGTAGAGTTACTTACAGGTGATGGAGTGTCCAGCATTCCTGCACTTCATCCGGGGATAGTCGCGTGTTTTTGCCTGAAGGGCTGAAATGTGTGctgataaatgacatttaaagactcTCACTGACTGTCACCTGCAGGAAATTTACTTTTATATCTTTAAAACGGTCAGAAAGCTTTGTTTTGACTGTGGTCAAGCGTCGTGTTGTTTACAGAGCCAAAGGTGAGTCTCGTGCTGAACGTGAGGTCTCTTGCGCCTCTAGCGGAGTGGAAGAAGAACTGCACACTTTCTACAGAACAGACGGAAAATGACTTCCAGTTATCGACTGTCATTAAATATCAAGCTTGAATAGACCCTCCTGCATATGACTGAATGTGTTTAGTGATTACATTTTTTCTaagtaagtaattaaataaataaacaaatattctaTCACTCATTGTATCTGCAGGGTCCCTCTTGTGGTCATCAAGTGTATCGATCTTCAAGCAGAAGTGGCTGTCTGCTTTGCTCTGCTGCAGGTGAGTGTGCACCaattatttcttctttatttctgaACGAATCTGTCAGTTTTTCGAGCATCTGAATTATTAGATGAACGTAGAAACTATCGGTAAAATATTGGTTCAGTAATGAGCTCTCAGAGGAACTGGGGTAATGGAGGTCGCTAAATGGCCAGTGTTTAGAGAGTCATCTGGACAAACACAAACAACACGAGACACAAGATCTTCAACACTCCTTTTGGGTGGTTTGATTATTGTTGGAGTGTTGTGATTGACTTTTTTGTACCCAcataaacattgttttgttttatttatttatttttcgttgTTTTGTTTCATTGCTTTCGATTGACTCAAAGCTGCAAAATGTTGTGGCAATAATCTTGACTGGGGCTCATCTGCTTaaataaatagagagagagagagggagagagggagagagagaaagagagttgtTGAACACTGTTCTGTCACCAGCATGTGGTGTTTTGAGCACTTCTGTCTGTTTGCAAAGCAGCTTTTCAAGAAGaacatcattcacacacattattatttctgtaaattctgtttaacagatgatatttaaaagtttaattatgtaaaatgtaatcattaattaatttagtttattttattattcattttgttttattgtctataaaaatgtaatataaaaatgctTAGACTTGAGTTAAAATGTCTATGacgtgtgtttgttttaaaggccACCAATGTAAGTATCAGTGTAAGTGTAGTCTATATGCAAGAGTCAGCCATGGTCAAACAGGTTAGTTGAAGTGAAGTCGTAATGGATAAACTCAAAGACCACAAGAGGGAACTGAAGCTCACCTACTGTTGATGTTAGTGGAAGATAAGTTAGATAGGAAGTAAGgtaatgtagatttttttgtgcTGGTcctgaccagcttaaaccagcaactAAACCTAAACCTTGTCAACATATGATTTTTCAGCAGAGGTGATAGATAACATTGttacattatttttttctctctcataaatataaaatatttatcacaaataaataaataaaatcaccgtCTGGATGAGATCTCATTGTAacaacaggcccgtagccaggcaGTGTTCAAGTGGTTAGAAAGATCCACCCCCCACCGATAAAGGGTCCAGTATTGTaacatacatgagctcatttgtcttattttgaccgCTGTGCCatcttaaattgtaaaaataacccatcaacGAAGGCCTCCACTaaatgcaaactattattttaacattaacatccagctgtgcaagaacaCATATAATATGAcaaaagtgaagtcatctttcactatctttatattttatgcactgcaTAGGagaagacttgatcatcccagtcaatctaaattaaagaaatctttccaaataaagctgttcaaatcatctgctgaaattatatcattatcgcaatatatatatcgcagcaaaacaaaatatcaccatGTCAAattttcccaatatcatgcagccctagtttctaCTGTTGATAGAAATTCACACATAATAATATCTGCAGGTTGTATAATGCCGTTTGTCATAGAAACAAAACGACTATGCTAAAAATAATCAATCATAATTGCAACAATTATCAGAGTAAAAAATGTCATCTATGCCAGCATCTTGtgcatcaaaacaaacattttatattgttattttactttGACTGATATTGAGAGCAGATGAATGTATAGTGGGAGATGATGCAAGCGCTAACAGGACATTTTACAATGCTTAGagggatagtttatccaaaaatgacaatttactctaCTTACTTTCCCTCAGGCTgttccaaacacaaaagaaggtattttgaggaaagttggaaacctgtaaccatcgacttccataggaGGAACAACAAATGAAGAcgatgattacaggttttcagctttcttcaaaatatcttcttttgtgtttgaaacaagtgaagggtgagtaaattgtagGGATGGTttacagtttaacccaaagaatgaccagtctgtcagatgaagaagagccggagtcagagtttcaaataaataaataaagtttactgaagatagttgcagtttcatcagcagaagccagcttcaacactcacaaTGAGTTCCTAtggcgctctgcttacaatcaccaatcaataacaattatactctcacataacgtcattaactgcatcACACATAttggtgttctaacctgattggttaaaacacagatagactaggaaaatttctagcaaaatcactttagacattttagatagtatcaACTAAATAACAATAGAGACAGTTGCTTCCAGTCTTCAGCCCtcagttccactcgaggtctctgtgacctctgacctagtttggtggctcctaaaaaagttacacagagacaggcaaatgcactgaacattcttacatagagcagtgtgttaacttattcattagttaaaatcatttcaaagttaaatactcattaaataatcatatttaataaagataatgagaaacaggatgatgcaAAAAGGATCCGAATCCTTCAAAATGATGACAGATTCTTCAGTTTTAGCTGTGGTGTGGGTGATCTAAAACTGTTTCTATTCACTGTGGTGTGATTTATGAAGTTACTCCTGAAATATATGTGTCAGTGTGTGAAGATTTCtcacttgtgtttgtgttgttcaacatgtcggttaccatcattttctttttggaggGTCACTCCTCTAGAAAGGGAAGAGTGAGAACCAAAACAACTGGGGAAGAGACGGCGGAgcgttttaatttttttgcaggcAAAAGCAGAAGCCCTTCTGGACACAGTTCTGGAGCTCAGGAGGAGACACCACCGTCCTGTTCTCAAACACACCACAGCATTCGCTCATTGTAGAGATGTGGAGCCTGTGCCATGAAGCCAGATTAGTGGCTAGCCAGTTCAGTTTCAGTTAATTTGCATAAAATCTGGGTTTTAGGTACCATGAAGGAGCTTAGCTCTGCTCGACTGCTCCATGATACCAACAAAGAGTGATTGAAGTCCAGCTACTTTCATGTTACCTAAAACTAGAACTGTACAATAtcttgtttcagcatcgatatcacaatctgcaaatctgcaatagtcacatcacaggatcttcTATGTTGAGTCGGGATTGTGATTAACCAGAGAACAGAGTTCAGTTCAGAACAGTTTAACCCTCACTGAGTGAAAGATTTTTCAGGCCTGCATTAGACAATGTaagatttcaagtgaatttaaaccatttgggcactAGAAATGATCAAATGTGTAGCTTCAACAAAGAATAATTGCATTGAATTATTTCTACAGTGAAGActaaagtagtcaacatttgaagtgtatCAGAAAAGTGTTTCAAAATGTTTCTAAGACCAGACGAGATGTTGTTAAACAGTTTGAGGACCACTTTAATGAAAGGTTTTCACTTTATAaagtgatattttacatttgatcttttaatttctgtccctcagtactgttagactctccagaaagccataaagcactgtttatatcatttgtatatttcttctattttattaatttatgcttgttgtatgtttattatattttatgcagattcacTCTCGataaaatcatcacaatcaaCATTTCTCCAAATtcaaattattattcatattgtgaAATGATATTCCTATTGcagtatatatcgcagaaaaactaaatatcgcaatgtcagtttttcccaatatcctgcagccctacaTAAAACCCAGAACttgtgcaaactaaactgaaagtgAACCGTCTaaccagctaatccagcttcacACTACAGGCCCCCTGACTGGACTGctgatgtgtttattttaatgactCTTAGGACAGTGGTTCAGTTCAGCTTTGATTTGAGAGACTAAACTGATGTGGCAAGAAAACATTATTCCATGTAGTAAAACAAGAGATCTGAGTTATACAGCATCATAAAAATGCTCAGTAAAATATATTATCAAagtaaaaaatatcaataattcaatagtttaaaaaattgttgatgttttaattattatctgTGTCACAAGCAATGCAGCACATCAGTCTGGAGCTTCTAGTGATGCTGAAGGCCTTGAttagctgctgctgctgtttttaaTCAGGGCTGAAGTATAAAGAAGAATTTCTGATACATTATAAGACATTCAGAGAGATGAAAAGTCAAAaagcaaaatatttatatactttattagaAGATTTAGGATCGATATTTAGAGAACTTCAAATCCCCTGATGCttattcatcatttatttgagttgtttttattattgtatttattaatatgtatatttttgtattgttttaattattaatgtgaaAGATCAGACTGTGATTGTAAATTGATTGTTATTTCAGTCTTTTGGgtaatttaatgtgttattaatgccTTTCTGTTATTGTTCAGGCactcttattgaataaaaaatcaGGGTTGCAGCTAAACTCAGGAGAGCGGCTCAGCAGGATCCAAAATATTTCTGATAGCTAAAATAGTTATAGTTCAGccacaaatgtatatttaatcgATAGACACCAATAGACAACTTGTTAACAGTGTAAATATTCAAGAAGAAAGACCTTCTCAAGCTACAAGAAGGATTGATAAATTAATACCATCTAAACCAGATGACACTGATCTGAATCTAATCTTGGGTCCAAGTGTGAACAGGGAATTGGAGCATTTTACTAATAAACTGAAAGTGAAACCCTGTTCAGATGATCAAGAAAAGGTGGAACTGTTGTTGGGAACTTTTCCTGATAAACACATGAGAGCTGTGGTCCACAGAGCGGTTCGATTCAACTTCCCCTTCCTCCAGACGCTGACCAACCAATCTAAGATCCGGGTCAGAGAAGATCCAGACTTCCAGGGGCTCGCCGGTTTGGCCTCCGAAGAAAAGCTGAGGGGTTTTTCAGGTTTATTGATGCCAAAACACCTGGTTCTGTGTTCACATTTCTGCCCGATGACAGCAAGGAGCATCGGACGTCAGTTCATCATTTTGTTAGCAGGCGTTTTGGGAAGCTTGTGGAAACCAAGAGCTTTGTAGACCAGCAGAAGACTTGCATTACGGCAAGACTGAGGGAGAGAGTCAAAATTTCTccaatatttgttatttgtttcttTAACTTCATCGAATTCTTTAGGGATTTTTAATGTGATTATGAAGTACTTGGGAAGAGCCACAAGATGGTGCcagaaattaatttttaaaaacttgcagtgtatatattgcaaaaatattcatatattgaGATGATGGCTTATATAAAGAGCCTCTGAGTACAAAGCTTTAAATGTTagtctaaaaaaattaaaacaaaactaaaaaactagTTTCATTCTCGGTGTATTATGTGTATGCATATGTACACTTTACGTTCACCAATTTGATAAAATATCTATTTGCTTTCTAAAACTTAAATCATCAAATGAATTTGTAGATATGCTTATAGAGATTTGCATATAAACACATTTCTCTGTCAGGTTGCTGGAGAAAGGCTCAGAGTTTGAGAGGAGGGGAATGCAGATCTCTCATGTCCGTCCTGCATTTGAAGCTCTTAAGCTTGGCAGACTGCAGGGAAATCACTTTGAGCTGGTCATCAGAGACCTAAAGCATCATGGGAAACATGGTCTGGAGCTGCCACAGCTTATAGAGGAAGCAGTGGAAAATGTGAaggtaaatgtgtgtatgttcaCCAGTGTTTCATGAAGAAATGTACACACAGAACTactaaatattagttttattttccaGAACAAAGGCTTTGTGAATTATTACGGTCCTCAGCGGTTTGGAAGTGGATCGTGTGTCCAAGCAGATCAAGTAGGGCTTGCGCTGTTGAAGGAGAATATGGTAATAGAGTCATTTCCCTTGATCAGTTATATGTGATGCTCCGGCTTTTGTTAGAAACACTGTGTTTGAGCAGGAGGCTTCAGTTAAGCTGTTCTTCACCCCAGAGGATGACGATGACCTCCAGAACAAGGCTAAACGTCATTTTCTTCACACAGGTGAGGGCTGGTGAACTAATGTTGAGCAATGTGCTGTACAAAATAGATGAACATTAAGCTAAAACATATTATTGGTGATTTTTCAACACATGCTGATCATTGTTGCttaatttatttcagtttcaGTGCATCCAAGAACTACTAACTGTTCTCTTTGTTCAGGAAATGCCAAGGAGAGCTTGGCACTGATGCCAGCGTATAAAGCCAGAGAGCGGCTCATGCTGCGGGCGCTCCACCGGTACGGCAGTGGACAGGAGGGTTGCACCCGTGGCTGGCTCAGTTTACCCCACAGCATGAGGGTCTTCTACCTTCACTCCTACTGCAGCAGAGTGTGGAACCAAGCAGCCAAATACCGGCTCCAAAATCTGGGCTTTAAGCCTGTTCAGGGTGATCTGGTTTGGGCTGAGTCTGTAAAAGGGCTCAAAGATGCCACAGAGGAGCTCAGCGCTCCACAGGTAAGGGCCTTGATTTAGTTACTGCTAAATAATAGCCAGGAatggtttgtgttttgtttgaattGGGTAAAATAACTCATAGAaatgatataattttttaaaataaacacacactatattcAGTGTAAATTTAAGGCTAATAATATCCTAACATTTATCCTGAAATacaattttaagaaacatttgttttattatttgaatcTACTTTGTAAAGaagtattaaaaaaagaatatataaattaaacatgcataaatctcattcaaatattttattgaagAAGAGTGGGTGTACATAAATGCATGTGTGTAGtatgtttgtacatttgtattattatttcttgttcttatttgtggaatttcattcattttcatttgttttctgtGCTGTAGATCCATGTTGTGACTTCAGATGAGGAGAAGAATGAGGTTTTCTCATTAGACCAGGTACTGTTTCAGATGTCTTTATTTGCTCTGTATGTCTACAGTAACTCTTACCCATCAGTCTCTTACTGTGTCTCTGTGGTTTTTCATCCAGGTGATTCTTCCTATGCCAGGAAATAGTGTCAAGTATCCAGAAAACCTTTTGGGTCAATGGTATCAAGACCGATTGGCTCAGGACGGTTTAAAGTGCTGCCGATTCAGAGTGACTCCCCTTAAACTCAACGTTCCTGGATGTTATCGACCGCTGCTCGCTAAGCCACAGAACATCACATATAGCCTGCAGACGAGTTCATCAGACGAGTCTAACACACACTGTCTGTCACTAAACTTTGACCTGGAGGCGTCCTGCTACGCTACTGTGTGTCTCGGAGAGATTATGAAGACTAATCTTTCATAGGTTACTCAATGGCACTGATTAAAGCTGTTTACAGActaaaaaacatcaaatatgaGGAGCTGTATtcttaataaaaagtttatttacaaTTGTCATGATGATTGTGTTTTTTACCTTACCTGGGACAATATTCCactcatttgtttgtgaatgagctGTAATTTCAGCATTGAGCACTAGATGTCTCTCTCAGGTCCAGCTCAGAAGCAGTTGATCAGACTGACATGAGGACTGATGAACCATAAAGGATCTGCCAGCTGTGTTCAATGAATCACAAGCTCATCTAGAAGTGATTGAAAAATTAGGACAGAAATATCAGCCTGTACATCTGTAAAGGCTTATGAGGCAATTCATGGTTCAAGAAATGAAAACAGATCCTAAAGTTACAACAAAAAgaacattatttttataatatgtcAAAGTCCTCATTCAAACGTCACGTTTAAATTCCACAATGTTTGTCTAAATGTAACGTCAAGCTCAATAATTCAACATAAAGTGATTAAAAGTGGTTCAAATCCACTTCTGCTCATCCACTAAATATTGTACATAAACTcctaataaacaaatgaatgagagGAGTTTCAAATGCAACAATAGTGGTCTATAAGGGGCagctgtggcctaatggttagggaTTTGGACTTGTAATCGAAGGGTTGCATGCTCAATCCCGGCAGGGCTTAGATCAATCAAAAGCAGGTTTGAGTATGGGTAATCATACTTGATGAAACTCCACTTCATATATGTGTGTtataaaacagacaaacacaaataaaacaaaactgtgtcCTAAACAACTCTTAGACTCAATATCTCTGCAAgagtgggatttgaacccgggtctcAAAGATTTAAAATTTGATGTGTTAATACTTGAGCTACTGAAGCTGTGAGcttcatatatattataatgaGCATTTGTTGTTAGTTTTATAAACCTGTAAATGCTGTTTCAGAAAGCTGTCTATAAAAGAGACGTTCAAAACATAGGGTGAAACTGAGACTTAGTGGCTTAGTGGTAAAATCTTTGAGCTTTCAACTTGGAGACCCATGTTCAAATCCCACTGATGCAAGTGCTTAACTAAAAACTAAAagtttttggtcaaataaattaaatctttcaaCAAAACCCTGTCCAAAACCACATAAAGCCAACAGATTCAATAGTTTAGTGGTAAAATCTTTGCTCTTTCCTCTTAAGAGTCCCGGTTTCAAATCCCACTATTGCAAATGTTTAACTCTGTAAGGTAAAACTTTTTAGTCATATAAACTAAAGCTTACAACAAAAAGCTGTCCAAACTCTTCCTGAGCTCACAGATTCAATGGCCCGATGGTAAAATCTTTAAGTTTTCATCTTGGAGATCCGGGTTCTAATCCCACTATTGCCAGTGTTTAATTCAGAAAACTAAAATTTTTTTagtcaaataaacaaatttttgATCAAAACCAGCTCCAGAAGCACTGCAAGACTCCAGATTCAATGGCTCAGTGTTAAGACCACTGAACTTTCATCttggagacccgggttcaattcccattattgcttttataaaattcCTATACAGCTGATAAAACTGCAAAAAGAACAACTTAAAACATCACTAAGCTTGTGGCTCAGTGGGAAAATACTCAGTTATTGCACTTAAGAGTATGGGTTCAAATCCCGCAGTTACtatcttctttctttcttattcaaACTCAGAATAGTGTATCACTAAATTAACTGAAAAAGAAGTTTCAAACTCCAGAGCTTCGGTGGCTCAGGAGATAAAGCACTAGGCTTTCATCTTGGAGACCCGAGTTCAAACCTCACTATTGCTTTGGTTAAATTGCcatcattaaacaaaacaaaatgagccAAAAAACAGGTGTCAATGTGAAAGCCAGGATGGCACTACTGGCTATACCCGTTGGTTGCGGACAAGGTTACGGTGAGTCGTGGGTACGAAACCCACCTCAGGTGTGTGGAGTACACCAAAGGAAATACCTGGGGCGGTATGACAGAACAGAGGGCGGAGCAGAAGGCGGAAACCAAGAGCTCATGAGCACACAGTGAAACACGGACCAGATTACAAACATACCTGTGGCGGTAAGGCAAAAGCACGGACAATCCTGGGGCAGTAAGACAAAGCAGTGACGGCTCGGACACACCTGGAGCGGTAATACAGTAAAGTAGGCGGGACAAGGAGAGAGAGAGGCGGCACaaggggagagagagaggtggGGTGAGGAGAGAGAGGCGGAGCAGAGGGAAGAGAAGGCGGAGCAAAAATAGAAAaaggtaaaagttttttttttttttggaaaaacctCTTTTTTTGGCAAAAATTCCTCAAACTACTATCAGCGTGGTGATTTGATCCCTGGTCTGCTGTGTCAGGCTTGGATCTCTAACCGAGAGCTctgaccactagaccaccagTTTCTCATACTAACAACTGttcgtttgttttatttaaagatacaaCTCCTCCAcaggtttataaaaaaaaaaaaagtgaaaattggataaaacattcatgtttaaagtaaaactacatattttcattttaaacctgttcaattatttaatgtaattacaaataaagggtctaaaaataattacaattaaatgaacgactttattaaaatattattattattatacttaaatacttaaaattacTTAAAGACATATTCAGaatttaaaagtgtaaaacatGACAACTGACGAATTAATCTCACTATAGACTGTTAAAAGTTCTATACTGAATCATGGGAATAAACAGCATTATATAGAAggttatgttattattttagatCTATTTCAGTACTTGCATGTCTATTTGGTTATTTTCATGCAGTAAAATTCATGTCAAGGCTATGTATATTACATgattttatatctatataaatatttatttatatatttagttttttagtacCATTTATAAGATGATTTACAAGAAGAAGAGAGTATTGCCACATAACACAATCAAATGGTAACTAGTTTACAGTGCTTAGTTTAATTTTAGCCAATGCAGTTGCGTAGATGTGGAAAAGTGTACAATATAAACATGtatcattatatatattaaagtttaaaacatgaaACTGGACACACAAATCATTAATTCTGGATGAATCATAACCGGaagcttaaaaaataaagatgtaatGATGCTGTCATGCAGATGAAAACATGAATTCATTAGACTgcatacaaaaacaaacagcactactgcttaatattattattctacatgAAAGACTTTACAGGAATTACCTCAATACAAACGCCATTAGCGATTAAATGCTAATTAAGCATTGCTATATAATCTTTTAACGACAGAAGTGTAGAGTTACTTACAGGTGATGGAGTGTCCAGCATTCCTGCACTTCATCCGGGGATAGTCGCGTGTTTTTGCCTGAAGGGCTGAAATGTGTGctgataaatgacatttaaagactcTCACTGACTGTCACCTGCAGGAAATTTACTTTTATATCTTTAAAACGGTCAGAAAGCTTTGTTTTGACTGTGGTCAAGCGTCGTGTTGTTTACAGAGCCAAAGGTGAGTCTCGTGCTGAACGTGAGGTCTCTTGCGCCTCTAGCGGAGTGGAAGAAGAACTGCACACTTTCTACAGAACAGACGGAAAATGACTTCCAGTTATCGACTGTCATTAAATATCAAGCTTGAATAGACCCTCCTGCATATGACTGAATGTGTTTAGTGATTACATTTTTTCTaagtaagtaattaaataaataaacaaatattctaTCACTCATTGTATCTGCAGGGTCCCTCTTGTGGTCATCAAGTGTATCGATCTTCAAGCAGAAGTGGCTGTCTGCTTTGCTCTGCTGCAGGTGAGTGTGCACCaattatttcttctttatttctgaACGAATCTGTCAGTTTTTCGAGCATCTGAATTATTAGATGAACGTAGAAACTATCGGTAAAATATTGGTTCAGTAATGAGCTCTCAGAGGAACTGGGGTAATGGAGGTCGCTAAATGGCCAGTGTTTAGAGAGTCATCTGGACAAACACAAACAACACGAGACACAAGATCTTCAACACTCCTTTTGGGTGGTTTGATTATTGTTGGAGTGTTGTGATTGACTTTTTTGTACCCAcataaacattgttttgttttatttatttatttttcgttgTTTTGTTTCATTGCTTTCGATTGACTCAAAGCTGCAAAATGTTGTGGCAATAATCTTGACTGGGGCTCATCTGCTTaaataaatagagagagagagagagagagggagagagggagagagagaaagagagttgtTGAACACTGTTCTGTCACCAGCATGTGGTGTTTTGAGCACTTCTGTCTGTTTGCAAAGCAGCTTTTCAAGAAGaacatcattcacacacattattatttctgtaaattctgtttaacagatgatatttaaaagtttaattatgtaaaatgtaatcattaattaatttagtttattttattattcattttgttttattgtctataaaaatgtaatataaaaatgctTAGACTTGAGTTAAAATGTCTATGacgtgtgtttgttttaaaggccACCAATGTAAGTATCAGTGTAAGTGTAGTCTATATGCAAGAGTCAGCCATGGTCAAACAGGTTAGTTGAAGTGAAGTCGTAATGGATAAACTCAAAGACCACAAGAGGGAACTGAAGCTCACCTACTGTTGATGTTAGTGGAAGATAAGTTAGATAGGAAGTAAGgtaatgtagatttttttgtgcTGGTcctgaccagcttaaaccagcaactAAACCTAAACCTTGTCAACATATGATTTTTCAGCAGAGGTGATAGATAACATTGttacattatttttttctctctcataaatataaaatatttatcacaaataaataaataaaatcaccgtCTGGATGAGATCTCATTGTAacaacaggcccgtagccaggcaGTGTTCAAGTGGTTAGAAAGATCCACCCCCCACCGATAAAGGGTCCAGTATTGTaacatacatgagctcatttgtcttattttgaccgCTGTGCCatcttaaattgtaaaaataacc
This region of Danio aesculapii chromosome 4, fDanAes4.1, whole genome shotgun sequence genomic DNA includes:
- the LOC130223533 gene encoding pseudouridylate synthase PUS7L-like, which gives rise to MALLAIPVGCGQGYGESWVRNPPQVCGVHQRKYLGRYDRTEGGAEGGNQELMSTQSLIVSAGSLLWSSSVSIFKQKWLSALLCCRLLEKGSEFERRGMQISHVRPAFEALKLGRLQGNHFELVIRDLKHHGKHGLELPQLIEEAVENVKNKGFVNYYGPQRFGSGSCVQADQVGLALLKENMEASVKLFFTPEDDDDLQNKAKRHFLHTGNAKESLALMPAYKARERLMLRALHRYGSGQEGCTRGWLSLPHSMRVFYLHSYCSRVWNQAAKYRLQNLGFKPVQGDLVWAESVKGLKDATEELSAPQIHVVTSDEEKNEVFSLDQVILPMPGNSVKYPENLLGQWYQDRLAQDGLKCCRFRVTPLKLNVPGCYRPLLAKPQNITYSLQTSSSDESNTHCLSLNFDLEASCYATVCLGEIMKTNLS